The Streptococcus iniae genome contains the following window.
GACCATCTAATTCGTGAATCAAATGGTTTGAAGCGACAACAATGTCGTAACCTGAAGCAAGACCTTTGGCCTCACCAACTGAACAAGAAGCTGATTGAATGTCTGTCACTCCAAGTTGACGAAGTGCATTTTCAACTTTCATTTTGATAACCATAGATGAACCCATGCCGTTTCCGCATGCTGTAAGAACTTTAACCATTTCATTCTCCTTCTAATCTTTCTTTGATAGATCAATCAATACACCATTGATTTTTTGATGTCATTACTGCTAAGTGTTTCTGATAAGTTAGTGAGCCAAAAGACTAGTCCAATACCCACTAACACAATCAGAATGTCAATTTCTTAATTATTGAGCCTCACCACGATAGTAAGCTTCTTTATCTTTAGCTTTTGCATATTGCAATTGAGGAATGGCTAAGAAGAAGAGACATACTAGAGCATATCCTGCAATACCTAGGTATTTGAAGGCGTAACCAAATGCTAACCACGGGAATTCAAAGTCGATGTTTCCATGGTAACCACCTGCAAGTCCTAGAAGACCTACAGCCACAGCTCCAAGCGCTACTTGAATAACACCTGATAGGAATGACAAGATAACTGCTGCTTTCCAACCACCACGTTTATCAGCAAAAACTGCGATAGCAGCATTATCAAAGAATACTGGAACGAATCCTGTGATGATTAGGATTGGGTTTTTAAAGACAACCAACAATGCGATGGTTACCAATTGCCCGATAAGACCAAATGCAAACCCTGAAAGTACACCGTTTGATGAACCAAATCCGTATGAAGCGGCAACGTCAACAGCTGGGAATGATCCAGGAAGTAATTTGTTTGAGATACCTTGGAAGGCATTTGTTAATTCTGCAACAAACATTCTAACACCTTGCATCAAGATGAAGAGATAAACTGAGAATGTTAGTGATGTTTGAAGAATGTACATGAAGAAGGCTTGTTTTACTGGGACATATGCTCCAGGA
Protein-coding sequences here:
- a CDS encoding PTS sugar transporter subunit IIB; translation: MVKVLTACGNGMGSSMVIKMKVENALRQLGVTDIQSASCSVGEAKGLASGYDIVVASNHLIHELDGRTKGHLVGLDNLMDDNEIKAKLQEVL